Proteins encoded within one genomic window of Methanothrix harundinacea 6Ac:
- a CDS encoding cysteine-rich small domain-containing protein translates to MERVSCDRYPCHYPGQDCTFCFCPFYPCGDGRTGGGLADGEWSCGDCHLLHDPEVAAMVMKGLIRGEALEDIWRDLEKRL, encoded by the coding sequence ATGGAGAGGGTGAGCTGTGATCGCTACCCCTGCCACTATCCCGGCCAGGACTGCACCTTCTGCTTCTGCCCCTTCTACCCCTGCGGCGACGGCAGAACGGGTGGAGGGTTAGCCGACGGCGAGTGGTCCTGCGGAGACTGCCACCTCCTCCACGACCCCGAGGTGGCGGCGATGGTGATGAAGGGGCTGATCCGGGGCGAAGCCCTGGAAGATATATGGAGAGATCTGGAGAAGAGGCTATGA
- the cdhB gene encoding CO dehydrogenase/acetyl-CoA synthase complex subunit epsilon, whose product MAVDTTKNAVPFEMAQIPGPEMAKAYNTAVIGAIIKKAKRPLLVVGAELFEDPVMFDKAIAIGKTGVPIAATAHSIKGFVERGYTENVTMIGLHPLTNYLRFKDWQGLDGKGQYDVVIFTGIFYKFASAMFSTLKNFNRDIKRVSIDRYYHVNADMTFGNLAFDPEKYHEAIDEVIAKLAA is encoded by the coding sequence ATGGCAGTCGACACCACCAAGAACGCTGTACCCTTTGAGATGGCCCAGATCCCGGGGCCTGAGATGGCGAAGGCCTACAACACCGCGGTGATTGGGGCCATCATCAAGAAGGCGAAGAGGCCCCTCCTCGTGGTGGGGGCCGAGCTCTTCGAGGACCCCGTGATGTTCGATAAGGCGATCGCCATCGGGAAGACGGGCGTCCCGATTGCGGCCACCGCCCACTCCATCAAGGGCTTCGTCGAGCGGGGCTACACCGAGAACGTCACCATGATCGGCCTGCACCCCCTGACCAACTACCTCCGGTTCAAGGACTGGCAGGGGCTGGACGGGAAGGGCCAGTACGACGTGGTGATCTTCACGGGGATCTTCTACAAGTTCGCCAGCGCCATGTTCTCGACGCTGAAGAACTTCAACCGGGATATCAAGCGGGTCTCCATCGACCGGTACTACCACGTCAACGCCGACATGACCTTCGGAAACCTGGCCTTCGACCCGGAGAAGTACCACGAGGCGATAGACGAGGTTATCGCAAAGCTGGCGGCATAA
- the cdhA gene encoding CO dehydrogenase/acetyl-CoA synthase complex subunit alpha, whose protein sequence is MDKMEGSFAVEDMQNVQINIGAVVKEVEEWDQPMGPFPYPSIATLRNWDFKIMNRYKVFYSPICDRCTLCTYGPCDLTGNKRGACGIDQAAQQGRIVLIAVLMGCTAHAAHGRHLYHWCLDKFGDLPFKMGDEILVDAPLTRTIAGIKPKTLKDFGPVLSYVEEQVSQLLACTHTGQEGNYVDFESKALHAGMLDSLGKEVSDLIQIVAYDMPRGDEDAPLVECGMGTLDKNKAILITYGHNLAGSAEAMFYAEDNKLWDKVDIGGVCCTAIDNTRICEGIGHPDKEFNDKYRMVGTKAKIAGAIGWWRKMVRGDCMDCIMVDEQCVWTDAIVDAEKYKIPLIATNEKIMLGLPDRTNDPVDEIVDDLVNFRMPGVVVLDPVKAGEVGIKTAIAVKPKRAEIREADPFISEEEFKKYAESCTYCHSCQFVCPPHIKIGDVVRAAAEGNLEPLSSTYEICVGCRRCEQVCPQEIPILSLYAYANRDYIRNQKFKMRAGRGPIKDTEIRRVGAPLVLGTIPGVIAIIGCGNYPNGTKECYDIAREFVDRGFIVAATGCMAMDMSLYTDAEGKTIWEQFPGGFDGRNICNVGSCVANAHLHGAGIKVATIFAGRNERANYDDIADYILSKVGACGVAWGAYSQKAASIATGFNRLGVPAVVQSHSVMYRRAFLGRTDKKEDWEIIDARDGSKVYCEPAPEHMLYVAESVEECMLMMAKLCFRPSDNNSGRMIKLTHYCDISMKYFGCMPPDWPIYVRHASDLPLKWKEDMLKELESKYGWEIDWKRKAIVSGPIRKSDVSFDPTNIERKIRVKK, encoded by the coding sequence ATGGATAAGATGGAAGGCAGTTTTGCCGTTGAGGACATGCAGAATGTCCAGATTAACATCGGCGCGGTAGTCAAGGAGGTGGAGGAGTGGGACCAGCCCATGGGACCGTTCCCGTACCCGAGCATCGCCACGCTGAGGAACTGGGACTTCAAGATTATGAACAGGTACAAGGTCTTCTACTCGCCGATCTGCGATAGGTGCACCCTCTGTACCTACGGCCCCTGCGACCTGACCGGAAACAAGAGGGGCGCCTGCGGCATCGACCAGGCGGCCCAGCAGGGGAGGATCGTCCTCATCGCGGTCCTCATGGGCTGCACCGCCCACGCCGCCCACGGCCGACACCTCTACCACTGGTGCCTGGACAAGTTCGGAGACCTCCCCTTCAAGATGGGGGACGAGATCCTGGTGGACGCCCCCCTGACCAGAACCATCGCCGGGATCAAGCCCAAGACCCTGAAGGACTTCGGGCCGGTCCTCAGCTACGTCGAAGAGCAGGTATCCCAGCTCCTCGCCTGCACCCACACCGGCCAGGAAGGAAACTACGTAGACTTCGAGTCGAAGGCCCTCCACGCCGGGATGCTCGACTCCCTCGGCAAAGAGGTCTCTGACCTGATCCAGATCGTCGCCTACGATATGCCCCGGGGTGACGAGGACGCTCCCCTGGTGGAGTGCGGGATGGGAACCCTCGACAAGAATAAGGCGATCCTGATCACCTACGGCCACAACCTGGCGGGCTCCGCCGAGGCGATGTTCTACGCCGAGGACAACAAGCTCTGGGACAAGGTGGACATAGGCGGCGTCTGCTGCACGGCCATCGACAACACCAGGATCTGCGAGGGTATCGGCCACCCCGACAAGGAGTTCAACGACAAGTACAGGATGGTGGGGACTAAGGCGAAGATCGCCGGCGCCATCGGCTGGTGGAGGAAGATGGTCCGGGGCGACTGCATGGACTGCATCATGGTCGACGAGCAGTGCGTCTGGACCGACGCCATCGTCGATGCCGAGAAGTACAAGATCCCCCTGATCGCCACCAACGAGAAGATCATGCTCGGCCTCCCCGACAGGACGAACGATCCCGTCGACGAGATCGTCGACGACCTGGTGAACTTCAGGATGCCCGGCGTCGTCGTCCTCGACCCGGTCAAGGCCGGAGAGGTGGGGATCAAGACGGCGATCGCCGTCAAGCCCAAGAGGGCCGAGATCCGCGAAGCCGATCCTTTCATCTCGGAAGAGGAGTTCAAGAAGTACGCCGAGTCCTGTACCTACTGCCACTCCTGCCAGTTCGTCTGTCCCCCCCACATCAAGATCGGGGACGTCGTCCGGGCCGCGGCTGAGGGGAACCTGGAGCCCCTGAGCTCCACCTACGAGATCTGCGTCGGCTGCCGGAGGTGCGAGCAGGTATGTCCTCAGGAGATACCGATCCTCAGCCTCTACGCCTACGCCAACCGGGATTACATCCGAAACCAGAAGTTCAAGATGAGGGCCGGAAGGGGTCCCATCAAGGACACGGAGATCCGCCGGGTCGGCGCACCCCTCGTCCTCGGGACGATCCCCGGGGTCATCGCCATCATCGGCTGCGGCAACTATCCGAACGGGACGAAGGAGTGCTACGACATCGCCCGGGAGTTCGTGGACAGAGGCTTCATCGTGGCGGCCACCGGCTGCATGGCGATGGACATGTCCCTCTACACCGACGCGGAAGGGAAGACGATCTGGGAGCAGTTCCCCGGCGGCTTCGATGGCAGAAACATCTGCAACGTCGGAAGCTGCGTTGCCAACGCCCACCTCCACGGCGCTGGGATTAAGGTGGCGACGATCTTCGCCGGGAGGAACGAGCGGGCTAACTACGACGACATCGCCGACTACATCCTCTCCAAGGTGGGAGCCTGCGGCGTCGCCTGGGGTGCTTATTCCCAGAAGGCGGCCTCCATCGCCACCGGGTTCAACAGGCTCGGGGTTCCGGCCGTCGTCCAGTCCCACAGCGTCATGTACAGGAGAGCGTTCCTCGGCAGGACCGACAAGAAGGAGGACTGGGAGATCATCGACGCCCGTGACGGCTCGAAGGTCTACTGCGAGCCCGCCCCGGAGCACATGCTCTACGTCGCCGAGTCCGTCGAAGAGTGCATGCTGATGATGGCCAAGCTCTGCTTCCGGCCGAGCGACAACAACTCGGGCAGGATGATCAAGCTGACCCACTACTGCGACATCAGCATGAAGTACTTCGGCTGCATGCCTCCAGACTGGCCGATCTACGTCCGCCACGCCTCGGACCTTCCCCTCAAGTGGAAGGAGGATATGCTGAAGGAGCTGGAGTCGAAGTACGGCTGGGAGATCGACTGGAAGAGGAAGGCGATAGTCAGCGGCCCGATCCGGAAGTCCGACGTCAGCTTCGACCCGACGAACATCGAGAGGAAGATCAGGGTGAAGAAGTGA